The following proteins are encoded in a genomic region of Triticum dicoccoides isolate Atlit2015 ecotype Zavitan chromosome 1B, WEW_v2.0, whole genome shotgun sequence:
- the LOC119350580 gene encoding uncharacterized protein LOC119350580, with the protein MPLPHAPLQTQFEHIPMITLNVRGGLREYQRVMRLKKRREIRIGLALFRSRPVTPMMHPQGGQTYYRLRLEDPTRPNVYVEFLVCDQNLYLIAYRWYNGNVWTDWLYFQDQRASIPGYLLATSTSLPFPGRHDAQTTMPVGPTAALMDIFYVLTNPQADDAAVRRALLRAVILFCEASRILMIFMDMMSRMSCTAVMDDVLEVLMWVRMRSVGHKPPQDASGMS; encoded by the exons ATGCCTCTTCCCCACGCACCGTTGCAGACGCAGTTCGAG CATATACCGATGATTACCTTGAATGTGCGCGGGGGTCTCCGTGAGTATCAAAGGGTCATGCGTCTCAAGAAACGGAGAGAAATACGCATTGGGCTAGCTCTGTTCAGGTCGCGTCCCGTTacaccaatgatgcatcctcaaggtGGACAAACGTATTACAGACTCAGACTTGAAGACCCTACGCGTCCTAATGTTTACGTGGAATTTCTAGTCTGTGATCAGAATCTATACTTGATAGCGTATCGTTGGTATAATGGCAATGTCTGGACCGATTGGCTTTATTTCCAGGACCAGCGAGCATCGATACCAGGATACTTGCTCGCTACCTCTACCAGTTTGCCTTTCCCTGGTCGTCATGATGCACAGACAACGATGCCCGTGGGACCTACTGCTGCACTGATGGACATATTTTATGTGCTCACCAACCCACAAGCAGATGATGCAGCGGTCCGGAGGGCTCTTCTGCGGGCAGTCATTTTGTTCTGCGAGGCTAGCAGAATACTGATGATCTTCATGGACATGATGAGTAGGATGAGCTGCACTGCAGTTATGGATGATGTACTGGAGGTCTTGATGTGGGTGCGCATGAGGAGTGTTGGGCATAAGCCACCGCAGGACGCGTCGGGCATGAGCTAG